In Papaver somniferum cultivar HN1 chromosome 1, ASM357369v1, whole genome shotgun sequence, a genomic segment contains:
- the LOC113318456 gene encoding integrin-linked protein kinase 1-like isoform X1 has protein sequence MNSEEPNYLVSPPPTDEEEEMELAAQLKRGISRQFSTGSMRKSGKFSFKRQSSLNPRINTLRFSFGRQSSLDPNRRNSFPDELTVPENLDSTMQLLFLACQGDVKGVEELLKEGTDVNSIDLDGRTALHIAACEGHVDVVKLLLSRKANIDARDRWGSTAAADAKYYGNTEIYNILRARGAKVPKIRKTPMAVSNPREVPEYELNPLELQIRKGDGISKGTYQVAKWNGTKVAVKILDKDGYTDPDVINAFKLELTLLERVRHPNVVQFVGAVTQNMPMMIVSEYHPKGDLGTYLQKKGRLSPSKALRFSLDIARGMNYLHECKPDPIIHCDLKPKNILLDSAGQLKVAGFGLIKLSKISPDKAKLAHADAFDGPSSYRAPEIYKDEIFDRSVDAFSFGLILHEMIEGTPPFHPKPVDEVARMICLEGMRPPLKTKSRTYPPDLKELIEECWDAESVVRPTFSEIIVRLDRIVANCSKHGWWKDTFKLPWK, from the exons ATGAATTCAGAGGAGCCAAATTATTTAGTATCTCCGCCGCCGACggacgaagaagaagagatggagcTGGCAGCGCAATTAAAACGGGGAATATCCCGGCAATTCTCCACCGGATCGATGAGGAAAAGTGGGAAATTTAGTTTTAAGAGGCAATCATCGTTAAACCCGAGAATTAATACATTGCGGTTTAGTTTCGGGAGGCAATCGAGTTTGGATCCGAATCGGAGGAATTCATTTCCTGATGAACTCACTGTTCCTGAGAATCTTGACTCGACGATGCAATTGTTGTTTTTGGCTTGTCAGGGTGATGTGAAGGGTGTTGAGGAATTGTTAAAGGAAGGGACGGATGTGAATAGTATTGATTTGGATGGAAGGACTGCGCTGCATATTGCTGCTTGTGAAGGCCATGTGGATGTTGTCAAGCTGTTGTTGAGTCGGAAAGCTAATATTGATGCTCGTGATCGGTGGGGGAGTACG GCCGCTGCTGATGCCAAATATTATGGCAATACAGAGATTTACAATATCTTGAGGGCTCGAGGAGCCAAAGTTCCG AAAATCAGGAAAACCCCAATGGCAGTATCAAACCCTCGGGAAGTTCCAGAGTACGAGCTGAATCCATTAGAGCTGCAGATACGGAAGGGAGATGGTATTTCAAAG GGCACGTATCAAGTGGCTAAATGGAATGGGACAAAGGTTGCTGTCAAAATACTCGATAAGGACGGTTATACTGATCCTGATGTAAT AAATGCCTTCAAACTTGAGTTGACTCTGTTAGAGAGGGTGCGGCATCCAAATGTGGTTCAGTTTGTTGGAGCTGTTACTCAAAACATGCCCATGATGATTGTTTCAGAGTACCATCCAAAA GGTGATCTTGGAACCTATCTACAAAAGAAAGGACGTTTGTCACCttcaaaagctttaagatttTCTCTCGATATTGCAAG GGGAATGAATTATCTCCATGAATGCAAACCAGATCCCATCATTCATTGCGATTTAAAGCCAAA AAATATTTTGCTGGATAGTGCGGGTCAGCTCAAGGTGGCAGGATTTGGTTTgataaaattatcaaaaatatCACCTGACAAAGCAAAACTAGCACATGCAGATGCCTTTGATGGTCCAA GTTCATACAGGGCACCTGAAATTTATAAGGATGAAATATTTGATAGAAGTGTCGACGCATTCTCATTTGGTCTCATTCTTCATGAG ATGATTGAAGGAACACCCCCTTTTCATCCCAAGCCTGTAGATGAAGTTGCAAGAATGATATGTTTGGAGGGAATGAGACCACCATTAAAGACAAAATCAAGAACATATCCGCCGGACCTAAAAGA GTTGATTGAAGAATGTTGGGATGCAGAATCTGTGGTGAGGCCTACTTTTTCTGAGATTATCGTGCGGCTGGACAGAATAGTTGCCAACTGCTCCAAGCATGGATGGTGGAAAGACACCTTTAAGCTTCCTTG GAAATGA
- the LOC113318470 gene encoding UDP-glycosyltransferase 74E2-like encodes MGEKETPVPLRSLHVLVLPFPAQGHINPMLQFSNRLVSKGVKVTLFTTLHASKSVRTAASSVSVVPFSEGSQDGLEDFNSRNFMQQFKDTVAESLPKLIGKHETSDYPVKCVVYDSLIPWILPLAKELGLIGACFFTQSGSASAIYYQVYKGLLPTPVEGPATLVPGSVTLEPQDLPSFVHKIDSYPDFLTLVLEQFWNVDEADWLLFNTYDKLEEEVVKWMQKQSATKMITVGPSVPSFYLDKRLKDNNDYGLHLFSPDTDTCMKWLDKKEVATVVYVSFGSLNDLGEEQMKELAWGLENCNYHFLWVVKLSVEDKLPKNFVEETAEKGLVVEWCQQLEVMAHKAIGCFITHCGWNSTIEALSLGVPMVAMPLWTDQSTNAKFISDVWGVGVRAEADEKGLVNRENVEEAVKLVMEGDRKEEIKKNAVRWKELAKQAVDEGGSSDKNIDEFVSKILCS; translated from the exons ATGGGTGAGAAAGAGACTCCAGTTCCATTGAGATCTCTACATGTTTTGGTTCTTCCATTCCCCGCACAAGGCCATATAAATCCTATGCTCCAATTCTCAAACCGTTTAGTATCCAAAGGAGTTAAAGTTACATTGTTTACAACTCTCCACGCCTCGAAATCGGTTCGAACCGCAGCTAGCTCCGTCTCAGTAGTACCATTTTCTGAGGGAAGCCAAGACGGTCTAGAAGACTTCAATAGCAGAAATTTCATGCAACAATTCAAAGACACTGTTGCAGAGAGTTTACCTAAGCTAATTGGAAAGCATGAAACATCAGATTATCCTGTTAAGTGTGTAGTATATGATTCTCTAATCCCGTGGATTTTACCGTTGGCGAAAGAACTAGGACTGATTGGGGCCTGTTTTTTTACTCAATCTGGTTCAGCTAGTGCCATCTATTACCAAGTATATAAAGGGTTGCTTCCTACACCTGTAGAAGGACCAGCAACATTGGTTCCTGGTTCAGTTACACTTGAACCTCAGGATTTACCTTCTTTTGTTCATAAAATCGACTCCTACCCAGATTTCCTGACTCTAGTTCTGGAGCAGTTTTGGAATGTGGATGAAGCAGATTGGTTGTTGTTCAACACATATGACAAGTTGGAGGAAGAG GTTGTGAAGTGGATGCAAAAGCAATCAGCAACAAAAATGATCACTGTAGGACCATCTGTACCGTCATTTTACCTAGACAAACGGCTGAAGGATAACAATGACTACGGTCTTCATCTCTTTTCGCCGGATACTGATACCTGCATGAAGTGGTTGGACAAGAAAGAAGTCGCTACAGTTGTCTACGTATCATTTGGGAGTCTGAATGATCTAGGAGAAGAACAAATGAAAGAGTTGGCTTGGGGACTTGAGAATTGCAACTACCATTTTCTATGGGTTGTCAAGCTATCTGTGGAAGACAAACTTCCTAAAAACTTCGTGGAGGAGACAGCAGAAAAAGGTTTGGTTGTTGAATGGTGCCAGCAATTGGAGGTGATGGCGCACAAAGCGATTGGATGTTTCATCACACATTGTGGATGGAACTCGACGATTGAAGCTTTGAGTTTAGGTGTGCCAATGGTGGCAATGCCGCTCTGGACGGATCAATCGACTAATGCAAAGTTCATTTCAGATGTATGGGGAGTTGGTGTTAGAGCCGAAGCAGATGAGAAAGGTTTGGTTAACAGAGAGAATGTGGAGGAAGCTGTAAAATTAGTAATGGAGGGCGACAGAAAGGAAGAGATAAAGAAGAATGCTGTCAGATGGAAGGAGTTGGCTAAGCAGGCTGTGGATGAAGGTGGAAGCTCTGACAAGAACAttgatgaatttgtatccaaaatcttATGCAGTTAA
- the LOC113318456 gene encoding integrin-linked protein kinase 1-like isoform X2 encodes MNSEEPNYLVSPPPTDEEEEMELAAQLKRGISRQFSTGSMRKSGKFSFKRQSSLNPRINTLRFSFGRQSSLDPNRRNSFPDELTVPENLDSTMQLLFLACQGDVKGVEELLKEGTDVNSIDLDGRTALHIAACEGHVDVVKLLLSRKANIDARDRWGSTAAADAKYYGNTEIYNILRARGAKVPKIRKTPMAVSNPREVPEYELNPLELQIRKGDGISKGTYQVAKWNGTKVAVKILDKDGYTDPDVINAFKLELTLLERVRHPNVVQFVGAVTQNMPMMIVSEYHPKGDLGTYLQKKGRLSPSKALRFSLDIARGMNYLHECKPDPIIHCDLKPKNILLDSAGQLKVAGFGLIKLSKISPDKAKLAHADAFDGPSSYRAPEIYKDEIFDRSVDAFSFGLILHEMIEGTPPFHPKPVDEVARMICLEGMRPPLKTKSRTYPPDLKELIEECWDAESVVRPTFSEIIVRLDRIVANCSKHGWWKDTFKLPW; translated from the exons ATGAATTCAGAGGAGCCAAATTATTTAGTATCTCCGCCGCCGACggacgaagaagaagagatggagcTGGCAGCGCAATTAAAACGGGGAATATCCCGGCAATTCTCCACCGGATCGATGAGGAAAAGTGGGAAATTTAGTTTTAAGAGGCAATCATCGTTAAACCCGAGAATTAATACATTGCGGTTTAGTTTCGGGAGGCAATCGAGTTTGGATCCGAATCGGAGGAATTCATTTCCTGATGAACTCACTGTTCCTGAGAATCTTGACTCGACGATGCAATTGTTGTTTTTGGCTTGTCAGGGTGATGTGAAGGGTGTTGAGGAATTGTTAAAGGAAGGGACGGATGTGAATAGTATTGATTTGGATGGAAGGACTGCGCTGCATATTGCTGCTTGTGAAGGCCATGTGGATGTTGTCAAGCTGTTGTTGAGTCGGAAAGCTAATATTGATGCTCGTGATCGGTGGGGGAGTACG GCCGCTGCTGATGCCAAATATTATGGCAATACAGAGATTTACAATATCTTGAGGGCTCGAGGAGCCAAAGTTCCG AAAATCAGGAAAACCCCAATGGCAGTATCAAACCCTCGGGAAGTTCCAGAGTACGAGCTGAATCCATTAGAGCTGCAGATACGGAAGGGAGATGGTATTTCAAAG GGCACGTATCAAGTGGCTAAATGGAATGGGACAAAGGTTGCTGTCAAAATACTCGATAAGGACGGTTATACTGATCCTGATGTAAT AAATGCCTTCAAACTTGAGTTGACTCTGTTAGAGAGGGTGCGGCATCCAAATGTGGTTCAGTTTGTTGGAGCTGTTACTCAAAACATGCCCATGATGATTGTTTCAGAGTACCATCCAAAA GGTGATCTTGGAACCTATCTACAAAAGAAAGGACGTTTGTCACCttcaaaagctttaagatttTCTCTCGATATTGCAAG GGGAATGAATTATCTCCATGAATGCAAACCAGATCCCATCATTCATTGCGATTTAAAGCCAAA AAATATTTTGCTGGATAGTGCGGGTCAGCTCAAGGTGGCAGGATTTGGTTTgataaaattatcaaaaatatCACCTGACAAAGCAAAACTAGCACATGCAGATGCCTTTGATGGTCCAA GTTCATACAGGGCACCTGAAATTTATAAGGATGAAATATTTGATAGAAGTGTCGACGCATTCTCATTTGGTCTCATTCTTCATGAG ATGATTGAAGGAACACCCCCTTTTCATCCCAAGCCTGTAGATGAAGTTGCAAGAATGATATGTTTGGAGGGAATGAGACCACCATTAAAGACAAAATCAAGAACATATCCGCCGGACCTAAAAGA GTTGATTGAAGAATGTTGGGATGCAGAATCTGTGGTGAGGCCTACTTTTTCTGAGATTATCGTGCGGCTGGACAGAATAGTTGCCAACTGCTCCAAGCATGGATGGTGGAAAGACACCTTTAAGCTTCCTTGGTAA